In Rhizobium oryzihabitans, one DNA window encodes the following:
- a CDS encoding peptide ABC transporter substrate-binding protein, with protein MKKRSVLFASTVAAMALAGSAAHAERGSDGELKILFWQAVSTLNPYLSAGTKEVYSSSMVIEPLARYDEKGELVPMLVTEIPTIDNGGVAKDLLSMTWKLKSDVKWSDGTPFTAEDVIFTWKYCLAPDGGCAQAAQYEGVKNVEAVDAHTVKISFTEPKPYPYSAFVGAQSPVIQKKQFEKCVGAAAPGCTSANFGPIGTGPFVVKDFKPNDVISFVANTNYRDPAKPAFATATLKGGGDAASAARAVLETGEFDYAWNMQVEPEVLATMVAAGKGKLETAFGTQVERINLNWYNPDPSLGDKRSTKEGGPHPAISDPAVRRALSLAIDRDIIDEAGYGEAGKPTCNIVPAPEAFASTKNDSWCLKQDVEGANKLLDDAGWVKGADGIRAKNGVKLSFLYQTSTNSVRQATQELVKDMWSQIGVASELRNVSASVFFGGDPASPDTFQKFYADVEMYTNNFDGTDPEKYLAEWLCDKIPAPANGWQGQNIPRYCNPAFDKLVGELSKTADLAKRGEISKQLNDMLTEEGAHIPLIHRGSVSSHSLTLEGVRMNAWDSELWNVADWSRKK; from the coding sequence ATGAAGAAGCGCAGCGTTCTCTTTGCCAGCACGGTGGCGGCGATGGCTTTGGCAGGCTCTGCCGCCCATGCCGAGCGTGGCAGTGACGGCGAACTGAAAATCCTGTTCTGGCAGGCCGTATCGACACTTAACCCTTATCTTTCTGCGGGCACGAAGGAAGTCTACAGCTCGTCCATGGTAATCGAGCCGCTGGCGCGCTACGACGAAAAGGGCGAGCTGGTGCCGATGCTGGTCACCGAGATTCCGACGATTGACAATGGCGGCGTCGCAAAGGACCTGCTCAGCATGACCTGGAAGCTGAAAAGCGATGTGAAATGGTCGGATGGCACACCGTTCACCGCCGAGGACGTCATTTTCACCTGGAAATATTGCCTTGCACCGGATGGCGGCTGCGCGCAGGCGGCGCAATATGAGGGCGTGAAGAATGTCGAGGCCGTCGACGCCCATACCGTCAAGATCAGCTTCACCGAACCGAAACCTTACCCCTATTCCGCATTCGTCGGCGCGCAATCGCCGGTTATCCAGAAGAAGCAGTTTGAGAAATGCGTTGGCGCTGCTGCACCCGGCTGCACTTCCGCCAATTTCGGTCCCATCGGCACCGGCCCCTTCGTGGTCAAGGATTTCAAGCCGAACGACGTGATCAGCTTCGTCGCCAACACCAATTATCGCGACCCCGCCAAGCCCGCCTTCGCCACCGCGACCCTGAAGGGCGGCGGCGACGCCGCTTCTGCCGCGCGCGCCGTGCTGGAAACCGGCGAATTCGACTATGCCTGGAACATGCAGGTGGAGCCGGAAGTGCTCGCCACCATGGTGGCTGCCGGCAAGGGCAAGCTGGAAACCGCCTTCGGCACCCAGGTCGAACGTATCAATCTCAACTGGTACAATCCCGATCCGTCGCTCGGCGACAAGCGCTCCACCAAGGAAGGCGGCCCGCACCCGGCCATATCAGACCCGGCCGTGCGCCGCGCGCTTTCGCTTGCCATCGACCGCGATATCATCGACGAGGCCGGTTATGGTGAGGCGGGCAAGCCGACCTGCAATATCGTGCCGGCGCCGGAAGCCTTCGCTTCCACCAAGAATGACAGCTGGTGCCTGAAGCAGGATGTGGAAGGCGCAAACAAGCTGCTGGACGATGCCGGCTGGGTGAAGGGTGCCGATGGCATCCGCGCCAAGAACGGCGTGAAGCTCTCCTTCCTCTACCAGACCTCCACCAACTCCGTTCGCCAGGCCACGCAGGAGCTGGTGAAGGACATGTGGTCGCAGATCGGCGTCGCCTCCGAGCTGCGCAATGTCAGCGCCTCGGTCTTCTTCGGCGGCGACCCGGCAAGCCCGGATACCTTCCAGAAATTTTATGCCGACGTCGAAATGTACACCAACAACTTCGACGGCACCGACCCGGAAAAATACCTGGCGGAATGGCTGTGCGATAAAATCCCGGCACCCGCTAACGGCTGGCAGGGACAAAACATTCCGCGTTATTGCAACCCGGCATTCGACAAGCTGGTCGGCGAACTCTCCAAGACCGCAGACCTTGCCAAGCGCGGTGAGATTTCCAAGCAGCTGAACGACATGCTGACGGAGGAAGGCGCGCATATTCCGCTCATCCACCGCGGCAGCGTTTCCTCGCATTCGCTGACGCTGGAAGGCGTTCGCATGAATGCCTGGGATTCGGAACTCTGGAACGTCGCGGACTGGTCCCGCAAGAAGTAA
- a CDS encoding ABC transporter ATP-binding protein, whose translation MGSISLQNVSKLFGEAKVIPSIDLDIHDGEFVVFVGPSGCGKSTLLRLIAGLEDVSGGRIVIDGNDATEKAPAERGLAMVFQSYALYPHMSVRNNIAFPLKMAKLDKAVIDKKVDDAARILNLTDYLERRPSQLSGGQRQRVAIGRAIVREPKAFLFDEPLSNLDAALRGTMRLEISELHNTLKTTMIYVTHDQVEAMTMADKIVVLNRGNIEQVGSPMELYRSPANLFVAGFIGSPRMNLVTGDYARSKGATTAGVRPEHLKLSKDSGLWQGKVTVAEHLGSDTFLHLDVPGIGPITARTDGEFECRHGDTVFITPDETKIHRFDDKGIAI comes from the coding sequence ATGGGCAGCATTTCCCTTCAGAACGTGTCCAAGCTCTTCGGCGAGGCAAAAGTCATCCCGTCGATCGATCTCGATATCCATGACGGCGAGTTCGTCGTCTTCGTCGGCCCGTCCGGCTGCGGCAAGTCCACGCTGCTGCGCCTGATCGCCGGGCTCGAAGACGTCTCCGGCGGCAGGATCGTCATCGACGGCAATGACGCCACTGAAAAGGCCCCGGCCGAGCGCGGCCTTGCCATGGTGTTCCAGTCCTATGCGCTTTATCCGCATATGAGCGTGCGCAACAACATCGCCTTCCCGCTGAAGATGGCCAAGCTCGACAAGGCCGTCATCGATAAAAAGGTCGATGATGCCGCCCGCATCCTCAATCTCACCGATTATCTCGAACGCCGGCCCTCGCAGCTGTCGGGAGGCCAGCGCCAGCGTGTCGCCATCGGCCGCGCCATCGTGCGCGAACCGAAGGCGTTTCTGTTCGACGAGCCGCTTTCCAACCTCGATGCGGCGCTGCGCGGCACCATGCGGCTGGAAATCTCCGAGCTGCACAACACGCTGAAGACGACGATGATCTATGTCACCCACGACCAGGTGGAGGCCATGACCATGGCCGACAAGATCGTCGTGCTCAACCGCGGCAATATCGAGCAGGTCGGCTCACCGATGGAGCTTTACCGCTCCCCCGCCAACCTCTTCGTCGCCGGCTTCATCGGCTCGCCGCGCATGAACCTGGTGACCGGCGATTACGCCCGCAGCAAGGGCGCCACCACCGCCGGTGTGCGGCCGGAGCACCTGAAGCTGTCGAAGGACAGCGGTCTCTGGCAGGGCAAGGTCACCGTTGCCGAACATCTCGGCTCGGATACCTTCCTGCATCTCGATGTTCCCGGCATCGGGCCGATTACCGCAAGGACCGACGGCGAGTTCGAATGCAGGCATGGCGATACCGTGTTCATCACCCCGGACGAGACCAAGATCCACAGGTTCGATGACAAGGGTATCGCAATATGA
- a CDS encoding M20 aminoacylase family protein encodes MPILNRVAEMQEEVAGWRRHLHETPELLYDVFETSKFVAEKLKAFGCDIVETGIGKTGVVGIIKGRHGDGPTIGFRSDMDALPILETSGKPWASKVPGKAHSCGHDGHTAMLLGAAQYLAETRNFKGSVAVIFQPAEEGGAGALAMLNDGMMEKFGISQVYGMHNEPGIPVGNFAIRKGSTMAAADAFEITITGKGSHAAAPHLSIDPVLTSAYIIIALQSIVSRETDPLKSLVVTVATTHGGTAGNVIPGSVTLTGTVRTLLPETRDFAEKRLKEVATATAMAHGATAEVKYDRGYPVTFNHNDETEFATGVAVGVAGANAVNTNPNPHMGAEDFSYMLESRPGAFIFIGNGDTAGLHNAAYDFNDDALPYGISYWVSMAETALAA; translated from the coding sequence ATGCCGATATTGAACCGTGTGGCCGAGATGCAGGAAGAAGTTGCCGGCTGGAGGCGCCATCTGCATGAGACGCCGGAGCTGCTCTACGACGTCTTCGAAACATCGAAATTCGTGGCCGAGAAACTCAAAGCCTTCGGCTGCGACATCGTCGAAACCGGCATTGGCAAGACCGGCGTGGTGGGCATCATCAAGGGGCGGCACGGGGACGGCCCGACCATCGGTTTCCGCTCCGACATGGACGCTTTGCCAATCCTTGAAACCAGCGGCAAACCATGGGCTTCCAAGGTGCCGGGCAAAGCCCATTCCTGCGGCCATGACGGGCACACGGCGATGCTTCTGGGTGCAGCGCAATATCTCGCCGAGACCCGCAATTTCAAAGGGTCCGTCGCGGTCATCTTCCAGCCGGCCGAAGAAGGCGGGGCAGGGGCTCTTGCCATGCTGAACGACGGAATGATGGAGAAATTCGGCATTTCTCAGGTCTATGGCATGCATAATGAGCCGGGCATTCCCGTCGGCAATTTCGCCATCCGCAAGGGCTCGACCATGGCGGCGGCGGATGCTTTCGAGATCACGATTACCGGCAAGGGCAGCCATGCGGCCGCGCCGCATCTTTCCATCGATCCGGTGCTGACCTCGGCCTATATCATCATCGCCCTGCAATCCATCGTCTCGCGTGAGACGGACCCGTTGAAATCGCTGGTCGTCACCGTCGCCACCACCCATGGCGGCACCGCGGGCAATGTCATTCCCGGTTCGGTAACGCTGACGGGCACGGTACGCACCCTGCTGCCGGAAACCCGTGATTTCGCCGAAAAGCGCCTGAAGGAAGTGGCGACCGCCACCGCCATGGCGCATGGCGCGACCGCCGAGGTGAAATATGATCGCGGTTATCCCGTCACTTTCAACCATAATGACGAGACCGAATTCGCGACCGGCGTGGCGGTGGGCGTTGCCGGTGCAAATGCCGTCAACACCAATCCCAACCCGCATATGGGCGCGGAGGATTTCTCCTACATGCTGGAATCGCGCCCCGGCGCCTTCATCTTCATCGGCAACGGCGATACCGCCGGGCTTCACAATGCTGCCTATGACTTCAACGACGACGCCCTGCCTTACGGCATCAGCTACTGGGTCTCGATGGCCGAAACCGCGCTTGCTGCGTAA
- a CDS encoding ABC transporter substrate-binding protein has product MTLKTILLGACSALAFSTLASAETLTIATVNNGDMIRMQGLTSDFTAKNPDIKVEWVTLEENVLRERVTTDIATNGGQYDIMTIGNYEVPIWAKQGWLLPLEKLGDKYDVDDILPAIRGGLSAEGKLYAAPFYGESAMIMYRKDLFEKAGLKMPENPTWEFIGDAARKITDRKTDINGICLRGKAGWGENMAFISALTNSFGGRWFDENWKPQFDQPEWKSSLQFYVDLMKDAGPSGASSNGFNENLTLFQQGKCGMWIDATVAASFVSNPKDSTVADKVGYALFPTHGELKNHGNWLWSWNLAIPKSSKKADAAEKFISWATSKDYTTLVASKEGWANVPPGTRTSLYKNADYEKAAAFAKPTLAAMDAADITKPTVKPVPYTGGQFVAIPEFQALGTTVGQLFSAVVAGQSSVDDALAGAQSTATREMTRAGYIK; this is encoded by the coding sequence ATGACACTGAAGACCATTTTGCTGGGCGCATGCTCGGCCCTCGCCTTTTCGACCCTTGCTTCCGCTGAAACGCTGACCATCGCCACCGTGAACAACGGCGACATGATCCGCATGCAGGGGCTGACCTCCGACTTCACGGCAAAGAACCCCGACATCAAGGTCGAATGGGTCACGCTTGAAGAAAACGTCCTGCGCGAGCGTGTGACGACCGATATCGCCACCAATGGTGGCCAATACGACATCATGACCATCGGCAACTACGAAGTGCCGATCTGGGCCAAGCAGGGCTGGCTGCTGCCGCTCGAAAAGCTTGGCGACAAATACGACGTGGATGACATTCTGCCGGCGATCCGTGGTGGTCTTTCCGCCGAGGGCAAGCTCTACGCAGCACCCTTCTACGGCGAATCCGCCATGATCATGTATCGCAAGGACCTGTTTGAAAAAGCCGGCCTGAAGATGCCTGAAAACCCGACCTGGGAATTCATCGGCGACGCGGCTCGCAAGATTACCGACCGCAAGACCGATATCAACGGCATCTGCCTGCGTGGCAAGGCTGGCTGGGGCGAAAACATGGCCTTCATCAGCGCGCTCACCAATTCCTTCGGTGGCCGCTGGTTCGATGAGAACTGGAAACCTCAGTTCGATCAGCCGGAATGGAAGAGCTCGCTGCAGTTTTACGTGGATCTGATGAAGGATGCCGGTCCCTCGGGCGCGTCCTCCAACGGCTTCAACGAAAACCTGACGCTGTTCCAGCAGGGTAAATGCGGCATGTGGATCGACGCCACGGTGGCTGCCTCCTTCGTATCAAACCCGAAGGATTCGACCGTTGCCGACAAGGTTGGTTATGCGCTGTTCCCGACGCATGGCGAGCTGAAGAACCACGGCAACTGGTTGTGGTCGTGGAACCTTGCCATCCCGAAGAGCTCGAAGAAGGCCGATGCGGCTGAAAAGTTCATCTCCTGGGCAACCAGCAAGGATTACACCACGCTCGTAGCTTCCAAGGAAGGCTGGGCAAACGTGCCTCCGGGCACCCGCACCTCGCTTTACAAGAACGCCGATTATGAAAAGGCCGCCGCCTTCGCCAAGCCGACGCTTGCGGCGATGGATGCCGCCGATATCACCAAGCCGACCGTAAAGCCCGTGCCTTATACGGGCGGCCAGTTCGTGGCGATCCCTGAATTCCAGGCGCTCGGCACCACGGTTGGTCAGCTGTTCTCGGCGGTCGTTGCCGGTCAGTCCAGCGTCGATGATGCGCTTGCGGGCGCCCAGTCGACAGCAACGCGTGAAATGACCCGCGCCGGTTACATCAAGTAA
- a CDS encoding L-iditol 2-dehydrogenase has product MTGRLEGKSALITGSARGIGRAFAEAYLREGARVAIADIDFDRASKTAREIGENAYAVELDVTKQHSIDTAIRTVEGQTGGLDILINNAALFDLAPIVEIKRESYERLFSINVSGTLFMMQAAAKTMIARGRGGKIINMASQAGRRGEALVAVYCATKAAVISLTQSAGLDLIRHGINVNAIAPGVVDGEHWDGVDALFAKYENRPAGEKKRLVGEAVPFGRMGRAEDLTGMAIFLASDEAEYIVAQTYNVDGGNWMS; this is encoded by the coding sequence ATGACGGGGAGACTGGAAGGCAAATCCGCGCTGATAACAGGTTCGGCGCGCGGCATCGGCCGCGCCTTTGCCGAAGCTTATCTGCGTGAGGGGGCGCGGGTCGCCATTGCCGATATCGACTTCGATCGCGCCAGCAAGACGGCCCGTGAGATCGGCGAGAACGCCTATGCCGTCGAACTCGACGTGACCAAACAGCATTCCATCGATACCGCCATCCGCACGGTGGAGGGCCAGACCGGTGGCCTCGATATCCTCATCAACAATGCCGCGCTGTTCGATCTGGCACCGATTGTCGAGATCAAACGCGAGAGCTACGAAAGACTGTTTTCGATCAACGTGTCCGGCACGCTGTTCATGATGCAGGCCGCCGCAAAAACAATGATTGCTCGGGGAAGAGGCGGCAAGATCATCAACATGGCAAGCCAGGCGGGCCGGCGCGGCGAGGCCTTGGTGGCGGTTTATTGCGCCACCAAGGCCGCCGTCATCAGCCTCACCCAATCGGCGGGGCTCGATCTCATCAGGCACGGCATCAACGTCAATGCGATTGCGCCGGGTGTGGTCGATGGCGAGCACTGGGACGGCGTGGATGCGCTGTTTGCGAAATATGAAAACCGCCCCGCCGGTGAAAAGAAGCGGCTGGTCGGGGAGGCCGTACCCTTCGGCCGCATGGGCCGTGCCGAAGACCTGACCGGCATGGCGATCTTCCTTGCCTCCGATGAGGCCGAATACATCGTCGCCCAGACCTATAATGTCGACGGCGGCAACTGGATGAGCTGA
- a CDS encoding carbohydrate ABC transporter permease: MARKTTTRAKIGFSIAAWAVALLLFFPILYAFLTSIKTEPEAISGFSLIPSGTLENYITVQTQRDYFKPFMNSVVLSLGSTIIALIIAIPAAWAMAFSPTKRTKDILMWMLSTKMMPAVAVLVPIYLIFRNAGLLDTRIGLTVMLTFINLPIVVWMLYTYFREIPGEILEAARMDGASLWNEIVHVLTPMAVPGIASTLLLNVILAWNESFWTIRLTTTNAAPLTAFIASFSSPQGLFWAKLSAASMMAIAPILVIGWFSQKQLVRGLTFGAVK, encoded by the coding sequence ATGGCCCGCAAGACAACGACACGTGCGAAGATCGGCTTTTCCATCGCGGCATGGGCCGTGGCGCTCCTGCTGTTCTTCCCGATCCTCTATGCCTTCCTCACCTCGATCAAGACCGAGCCGGAGGCGATCTCGGGCTTCAGCCTCATTCCCTCGGGCACGCTCGAAAACTACATCACCGTGCAGACCCAGCGCGATTACTTCAAGCCCTTCATGAACTCGGTCGTGCTGTCGCTCGGCTCAACGATCATCGCGCTGATCATTGCCATTCCCGCCGCATGGGCCATGGCGTTCTCGCCGACCAAACGCACCAAGGACATTTTGATGTGGATGCTTTCCACCAAGATGATGCCGGCCGTTGCCGTGCTGGTGCCGATCTACCTGATCTTCCGCAATGCCGGCCTGCTCGATACCCGCATCGGGCTCACCGTCATGCTCACCTTCATCAACCTGCCGATCGTGGTGTGGATGCTTTACACCTACTTCCGCGAAATCCCCGGCGAGATCCTCGAAGCCGCGCGCATGGATGGCGCATCGCTCTGGAACGAGATCGTGCATGTGCTGACCCCGATGGCGGTACCGGGCATTGCCTCGACGCTGCTTTTGAACGTCATCCTCGCCTGGAACGAATCCTTCTGGACGATCCGGCTGACGACCACCAATGCAGCCCCGCTGACGGCCTTCATCGCCTCCTTCTCAAGTCCGCAGGGGCTGTTCTGGGCAAAACTCTCAGCCGCCTCGATGATGGCGATCGCCCCCATTCTCGTCATCGGCTGGTTCTCGCAGAAACAACTCGTGCGTGGCCTCACCTTTGGCGCCGTGAAATAA
- a CDS encoding carbohydrate ABC transporter permease, which produces MATRNTSGLARVMLAPSVLLLLVWMIVPLAMTLWFSFQNYNLLNPANVSFAGLFNYQYFYTDPAFFQSIWNTLLIVGGVLLITVIGGIAIALLLDNDIFGQGIVRIMIISPFFVMPPVAALVWKNMIMHPGYGVLADLSRFFGFQPVDWFAQFPLLSIIIIVAWQWLPFATLILLTALQSLDGEQKEAAEMDGANFVNRFVYLTLPHLSRAITVVILIQTIFLLGVYAEILVTTNGGPGYASTNLAFLIYRTALLGYDVGGASAGGIIAVILANIVAIFLMRAVGKNLDR; this is translated from the coding sequence ATGGCAACCCGAAACACGAGCGGTCTTGCGCGGGTTATGCTTGCGCCATCGGTGCTGTTATTGCTGGTGTGGATGATCGTGCCTCTGGCGATGACCTTGTGGTTCTCGTTCCAGAACTACAATCTCCTCAACCCGGCCAATGTCAGCTTCGCGGGCCTGTTCAATTACCAGTATTTCTACACCGACCCGGCCTTCTTCCAGTCGATCTGGAACACGCTGTTGATCGTCGGCGGCGTGCTGTTGATCACCGTCATCGGCGGCATCGCCATTGCGCTCCTGCTCGACAATGACATTTTCGGCCAGGGCATCGTGCGCATCATGATCATCTCGCCCTTCTTCGTCATGCCGCCTGTCGCAGCTTTGGTGTGGAAGAACATGATCATGCATCCCGGTTATGGCGTGCTTGCCGATCTCTCGCGTTTCTTTGGTTTCCAGCCGGTTGACTGGTTCGCGCAGTTTCCGCTGCTCTCCATCATCATCATCGTCGCCTGGCAATGGCTGCCGTTCGCGACGCTGATCCTCTTGACCGCCCTGCAGTCGCTCGATGGCGAACAGAAGGAAGCCGCCGAGATGGATGGCGCCAACTTCGTCAACCGCTTCGTCTATCTGACCCTGCCGCATCTGTCGCGCGCCATCACCGTCGTCATTTTGATCCAGACGATCTTCCTGCTCGGCGTCTACGCGGAAATCCTCGTCACCACCAATGGCGGGCCCGGTTATGCCTCGACCAACCTTGCCTTCCTTATCTATCGCACCGCGCTTCTCGGTTACGACGTCGGCGGCGCATCGGCCGGTGGCATCATCGCCGTCATCCTCGCCAATATCGTCGCCATCTTCCTGATGCGCGCCGTCGGCAAGAACCTGGATCGGTAG
- a CDS encoding ABC transporter ATP-binding protein encodes MLLAATSMEQTGGSVSPVLSVENLTTSFRVDGGWKSVVRNMSFEIAPRETVAIVGESGSGKSVTSLSIMRLLDKKTSRIEGKVMLGGRNLLALPEEEMRKVRGKDISMIFQEPMTSLNPIFPIGKQIAEALTVHQNISSSAAKAEVIRLLEKVRIPNAKNRFDDYPHQFSGGMRQRVMIAMALASKPKLLIADEPTTALDVTIQGQILDLIKQLQEEEGMSVLFITHDMGVVAEVSDRTIVMFRGDVVETGTTDDIFHRGRHPYTRALLSAVPKLGSMKERVLPARFPIIDIKTGESQPVVEVKDTVSGSRTPILSVKDLTTRFDIRSGLFGRKSGAVHAVEKVSFDLAEGETLSLVGESGCGKSTTGRSITRLIEPTSGNVTLDGYEVLKLDKTTLRTMRRSVQMIFQDPFASLDPRMSIGTAIMEPFIEHRLGTKPEAREKAADLMEKVGLSPDMMRRFPHEFSGGQRQRIAIARSLMLDPKVIVADEAVSALDVSIKAQVCNLLLDLQQSLNLAFLFISHDMAVVERVSHRVAVMYLGEIVEIGPRAAVFDNPQHPYTKKLMSAVPVPDPARRQIRRNMATDEIKSPIRPVDYVPPQRHYREVSAGHLVQEAA; translated from the coding sequence ATGCTTTTGGCGGCAACGTCCATGGAACAGACCGGCGGCTCGGTAAGCCCGGTTCTTTCGGTTGAAAATCTGACCACATCCTTCCGCGTCGATGGCGGCTGGAAATCCGTGGTCCGCAATATGAGTTTCGAGATCGCGCCGCGTGAGACGGTGGCAATTGTCGGGGAAAGCGGCTCGGGCAAAAGCGTGACGTCGCTGTCGATCATGCGGCTTCTGGATAAGAAAACCAGCCGCATCGAGGGCAAGGTCATGCTGGGCGGGCGCAATCTGCTCGCCCTTCCGGAAGAGGAGATGCGCAAGGTTCGCGGCAAGGACATTTCGATGATCTTCCAGGAGCCGATGACCAGCCTCAACCCGATCTTCCCGATCGGCAAGCAGATCGCCGAAGCGTTGACGGTACATCAGAATATTTCCTCATCCGCTGCGAAGGCGGAGGTCATTCGCCTGCTTGAAAAGGTCCGTATTCCCAATGCGAAGAACCGTTTCGACGATTATCCGCACCAGTTTTCCGGCGGCATGCGCCAGCGCGTGATGATCGCCATGGCGCTCGCCTCAAAGCCTAAACTCCTGATCGCCGATGAACCGACAACCGCGCTCGACGTGACCATTCAGGGCCAGATCCTCGACCTGATCAAGCAATTGCAGGAAGAAGAGGGCATGTCGGTCCTGTTCATCACCCATGATATGGGCGTGGTGGCGGAAGTCTCGGATCGCACCATCGTCATGTTCCGCGGCGATGTGGTGGAAACCGGCACCACCGACGATATCTTCCACCGCGGCCGCCACCCCTATACGCGCGCTCTTCTTTCGGCGGTGCCGAAGCTCGGCTCGATGAAGGAGCGCGTGCTGCCGGCCCGTTTCCCGATCATCGATATCAAGACCGGCGAGAGCCAGCCCGTGGTGGAGGTGAAGGACACGGTGTCCGGTTCGCGCACGCCCATTCTCTCCGTGAAGGACCTGACCACGCGTTTCGATATCCGTTCCGGTCTTTTCGGCCGCAAATCCGGCGCCGTGCATGCGGTGGAAAAGGTTTCCTTCGATCTGGCCGAGGGCGAGACGCTGTCGCTGGTCGGCGAATCCGGTTGTGGCAAATCCACGACGGGGCGGTCGATCACCCGGCTGATCGAGCCGACCTCGGGCAATGTGACGCTCGACGGTTACGAGGTCCTGAAGCTCGACAAGACGACGCTGCGCACCATGCGCCGCAGCGTGCAGATGATCTTCCAGGACCCCTTCGCCTCGCTCGATCCGCGCATGAGCATCGGTACGGCGATCATGGAACCTTTCATTGAGCATCGGCTGGGAACGAAGCCGGAGGCGCGTGAAAAGGCGGCGGATTTGATGGAAAAAGTGGGTCTAAGCCCGGATATGATGCGGCGTTTCCCGCATGAGTTTTCGGGCGGCCAGCGCCAGCGTATCGCCATTGCCCGCTCGCTGATGCTCGACCCCAAGGTCATCGTCGCCGATGAAGCGGTGTCGGCGCTCGATGTGTCCATCAAGGCGCAGGTCTGCAACCTGCTGCTCGACCTGCAACAGAGCCTCAATCTGGCCTTCCTGTTCATCTCGCACGATATGGCAGTGGTGGAGCGCGTCAGCCACCGTGTGGCGGTGATGTATCTCGGCGAGATCGTCGAAATCGGGCCGCGTGCGGCGGTTTTCGACAATCCGCAGCACCCCTATACGAAAAAGCTGATGTCTGCCGTTCCGGTGCCGGATCCGGCGCGACGGCAGATCCGGCGCAACATGGCGACGGATGAGATCAAAAGCCCGATCCGGCCGGTGGATTATGTGCCGCCGCAGCGGCATTACCGCGAGGTTTCGGCGGGGCATCTGGTGCAGGAAGCGGCGTGA